From a single Prochlorococcus sp. MIT 0603 genomic region:
- a CDS encoding peptidylprolyl isomerase: MRLVFILKYFIGLLSLLSVFGCAVPVRKTSKDFCLKEGNKCIDQIINVQMITNRGEVVLQLDGKSAPLTSTNFLSLVDRSLYDGSYFNNVIKDPFPYIVRGGYQGHKYNLDLDAKLENQSYINNKSIALKNIPLEIKIRGEDIPRYNELIFMSDDFKRIVLTHRRGSLSMARSIGLNSANMEFNIALKDLPELDGRYSVFGKVVKGMNVIDLIEEGDVILSIKRIRN, from the coding sequence ATGAGGTTAGTTTTCATCCTTAAATACTTTATTGGATTATTATCTCTATTAAGTGTTTTTGGATGTGCTGTCCCTGTAAGGAAAACATCTAAAGACTTTTGTTTGAAAGAAGGTAATAAATGCATAGATCAAATAATAAATGTGCAAATGATAACAAATAGAGGTGAAGTAGTTTTGCAATTAGATGGTAAATCTGCTCCACTTACCTCTACTAACTTTCTTTCTTTAGTTGATAGAAGCTTATATGATGGAAGTTATTTTAATAATGTCATAAAGGACCCTTTTCCTTATATAGTTAGAGGAGGATATCAAGGACATAAATATAATTTAGATCTTGATGCTAAGCTAGAAAATCAAAGTTATATTAATAATAAAAGCATAGCTTTAAAGAATATACCTTTAGAAATAAAAATCAGAGGAGAAGATATACCACGTTACAATGAACTTATCTTTATGAGTGATGATTTCAAGCGCATTGTTTTAACTCATAGACGAGGTTCTTTGTCTATGGCTAGATCAATTGGACTAAATTCAGCAAATATGGAGTTTAATATTGCCCTAAAGGATTTGCCAGAGCTTGATGGTAGATACTCAGTATTTGGTAAAGTTGTCAAAGGAATGAATGTTATTGATTTAATAGAAGAAGGCGATGTTATTTTAAGTATTAAAAGAATAAGAAATTAA
- a CDS encoding nucleoside triphosphate pyrophosphatase: MLILASASKARRRLLNQLGIDFEVIVSQVDENRFKHSNVKSLVKELSIAKAQFVSSKILLEDEENSKFQAVLGCDSLFEFKGNVFGKPKDDQEAIQRWKLMSAKTGILHTGHCLLYRKTAEKNFLNCDFKGVIQEVISTKINFSELTHAEIEDYVRTKEPMNCAGCFALEGKGAFYIKSIEGCYSNVIGLSLPWLRNALAIAGIDFGFKKA; this comes from the coding sequence GTGTTGATACTAGCCTCTGCTTCTAAAGCCAGAAGAAGATTACTCAATCAATTAGGTATTGACTTTGAAGTAATAGTAAGTCAAGTTGACGAGAACAGGTTTAAGCATTCAAATGTTAAAAGCTTGGTAAAAGAGCTTTCTATCGCAAAAGCTCAATTCGTTTCTTCAAAAATCCTGCTAGAAGATGAAGAAAACTCCAAATTTCAAGCAGTTTTAGGATGTGATTCTTTATTTGAATTTAAAGGTAATGTTTTTGGCAAGCCAAAGGATGATCAAGAAGCCATTCAACGTTGGAAATTAATGTCAGCCAAAACAGGAATTCTTCACACAGGTCATTGTTTGCTTTATCGGAAAACTGCTGAAAAAAACTTTCTAAATTGTGATTTCAAAGGTGTAATTCAAGAAGTGATAAGTACAAAAATAAATTTTTCTGAATTAACTCATGCTGAAATAGAAGATTATGTAAGAACTAAAGAACCAATGAATTGTGCAGGTTGTTTTGCTTTAGAAGGAAAAGGGGCATTTTATATTAAGAGTATAGAAGGCTGTTATAGCAATGTTATAGGACTTAGTCTCCCTTGGTTGAGAAATGCTTTAGCAATTGCTGGAATTGATTTTGGGTTTAAAAAAGCATAA
- a CDS encoding alpha/beta fold hydrolase: MDPHQTKASKNSFSTDNPNWGKHHFWNWNNFYCHWRVLGSTNKQPLVLIHGFGASSSHWRSNADFFVQKGFRVYALDLIGFGKSEQPGPNKIKKLDNYFWSMQIAAFLQNIVETHKNGKAILLGNSLGALTAITTAAFYPELVGPVIAEPLPDPALINSNNFKSPHWFLLIKKNLLNIFFRLFPLELLIPLIVKSNLINLALQAAYYNSIKKDNELKRIVSEPAKRNSAPRALRAMCIGMATRNKEHTAPFLLDRINSMPNHSPILLAWGREDKFVPLRIGQGLKNQYPWLDLFILENTGHCPHDESSRNFNNYILNWLKNHLEGYIQ; this comes from the coding sequence TTGGATCCTCATCAAACGAAAGCATCAAAAAATTCTTTTTCTACAGATAATCCCAACTGGGGAAAACACCATTTCTGGAATTGGAATAATTTCTACTGCCATTGGAGAGTGCTGGGATCAACAAACAAACAACCTCTAGTTTTGATACATGGGTTTGGCGCCAGCAGCTCTCACTGGAGATCGAACGCAGATTTCTTTGTTCAAAAAGGTTTTCGAGTTTATGCATTAGATCTAATTGGATTTGGGAAATCAGAGCAACCAGGACCAAACAAAATCAAAAAGTTGGATAATTATTTTTGGTCTATGCAAATAGCTGCATTTCTTCAAAACATTGTTGAAACTCATAAAAACGGCAAGGCAATACTTTTGGGTAATTCACTTGGCGCTCTTACTGCCATAACAACTGCAGCGTTTTATCCAGAACTTGTTGGCCCAGTAATTGCAGAGCCTTTACCTGACCCAGCTTTAATTAATAGCAATAATTTCAAATCACCTCATTGGTTTTTATTAATTAAAAAAAATCTACTGAATATTTTTTTCAGACTCTTTCCTTTAGAGCTATTAATTCCTTTAATTGTTAAATCTAATCTAATTAACTTAGCTCTACAAGCTGCATACTATAACTCTATAAAAAAAGACAATGAATTAAAAAGAATTGTTAGTGAACCGGCCAAAAGGAATTCTGCACCAAGAGCTCTTAGAGCTATGTGTATTGGCATGGCAACAAGAAATAAAGAGCACACTGCCCCTTTTTTATTAGATCGAATTAATTCAATGCCAAATCACTCGCCCATTCTTCTTGCTTGGGGTAGAGAAGATAAGTTTGTACCTCTTCGCATTGGACAGGGACTAAAAAATCAATACCCTTGGCTGGATTTATTTATTTTAGAAAATACAGGCCATTGTCCTCATGATGAATCATCTAGAAACTTCAATAATTACATTTTAAATTGGTTGAAAAATCATTTGGAAGGATATATACAATAA
- the psbC gene encoding photosystem II reaction center protein CP43 — translation METPFNNLLKAPNQSIEETGYAWYVGNARLINLSGKLLGAHIAHTGLMVFWAGAMMLYEVSHFTFDKPMWEQGLILLPHVAMFGYGIGPGGEVVDIMPYFQAGVIHLVSSAILGFGGIYHSLAGPEKLEEEFPFFSTDWRDKDQMTTILGRHLCVLGLGAIAFSINWQFLGGLYDTWAPGGGEVRLITPTTDPGIIFGYLFQTPWGGGGNMVGVNSVEDIVGGHYYLGIIELIGGHFHMQTKPFGWARRAFIWNGEALLSYALGGLCVASFYASTFVWFNNTAYPSEFYGPTNAEASQAQSFTFLVRDQRIGANVGTTMGPTGLGKYLMRSPTGEIIFGGETMRFWDFRGPWLEPLRGENGLSLDKIQNDIQPWQVRRAAEYMTHAPNASINSVGGIITEPNAVNFVNLRQWLASAHFFLGWFTFIGHLWHAGRARAAAGGFEKGIDRKTEPALSMPDLD, via the coding sequence GTGGAAACGCCCTTTAATAACCTTTTAAAAGCTCCTAATCAGAGCATTGAGGAAACTGGCTATGCCTGGTATGTAGGCAATGCTCGTCTAATCAATCTCTCTGGAAAACTATTAGGTGCTCATATTGCTCACACAGGACTTATGGTCTTTTGGGCTGGAGCAATGATGCTTTATGAGGTGAGCCATTTCACCTTTGACAAGCCTATGTGGGAGCAAGGTTTAATCCTTCTTCCTCATGTAGCCATGTTTGGCTATGGAATAGGCCCTGGCGGAGAAGTAGTAGATATAATGCCTTATTTCCAAGCTGGTGTTATTCACCTTGTTTCATCAGCAATTCTTGGATTCGGTGGGATTTATCACTCTCTCGCAGGACCTGAAAAATTAGAAGAAGAGTTTCCATTCTTTTCAACTGATTGGCGTGACAAAGATCAAATGACAACCATTCTAGGTCGTCATTTATGTGTTCTTGGTCTTGGTGCAATAGCTTTTTCTATCAACTGGCAATTCCTAGGAGGTCTCTATGACACTTGGGCTCCAGGTGGTGGTGAAGTGCGCTTAATTACACCTACAACTGATCCAGGGATTATCTTTGGATATCTTTTCCAAACCCCATGGGGAGGAGGAGGCAATATGGTTGGTGTTAATTCAGTCGAAGACATAGTTGGTGGCCACTATTACCTTGGAATAATTGAACTAATAGGTGGTCATTTCCATATGCAAACAAAACCATTCGGCTGGGCTCGTAGAGCTTTTATTTGGAATGGTGAAGCATTACTTAGTTATGCGTTAGGTGGATTATGTGTTGCAAGTTTCTATGCTTCAACCTTCGTTTGGTTTAACAACACTGCCTATCCATCTGAGTTTTATGGCCCAACAAATGCTGAAGCTTCACAGGCCCAAAGCTTTACATTCCTTGTAAGGGACCAAAGGATTGGAGCAAATGTTGGAACAACTATGGGTCCAACTGGTTTAGGTAAATACCTAATGCGTTCACCTACTGGAGAAATTATCTTTGGTGGAGAAACTATGCGTTTCTGGGATTTCCGTGGACCATGGCTTGAGCCACTAAGAGGAGAGAATGGATTAAGTCTTGACAAAATCCAAAATGATATTCAGCCTTGGCAAGTGCGTCGAGCTGCTGAATATATGACTCATGCACCTAATGCTTCTATCAACTCTGTTGGTGGAATTATTACTGAGCCCAATGCGGTTAACTTCGTTAATCTTCGCCAATGGCTAGCATCAGCTCATTTCTTCCTTGGTTGGTTTACCTTTATAGGCCATCTTTGGCATGCCGGTAGAGCAAGAGCAGCTGCAGGTGGTTTCGAAAAAGGTATTGATCGCAAAACTGAGCCTGCGCTTTCCATGCCTGACTTAGACTAA
- a CDS encoding photosystem I assembly protein Ycf4 codes for MSADLQPSLNTVEPSEKFLEQIVKGSRKNSNYIVATLLTIGGIGFSLAALSSYFGKDFLPLGNAATLIFVPQGLFMGFYGVLGTSIAAYLWALIKVDYGSGFNRFDKEKGVLSISRQGFFKEIVVQVSIEEIQAVKLEIREGFNPRRRICLRLKGRNDLPISPVGGPQPLLMLEQEGAELARFLKVNLEGLSN; via the coding sequence ATGTCAGCCGATCTTCAACCCTCCCTTAATACGGTGGAGCCTTCTGAAAAATTTCTTGAACAAATTGTTAAAGGTTCAAGGAAAAACTCTAATTACATAGTTGCAACACTTTTAACAATCGGAGGGATTGGTTTTTCTCTTGCTGCGCTATCAAGTTATTTCGGCAAAGATTTCTTGCCTTTGGGCAATGCGGCGACATTGATATTTGTGCCACAAGGCTTGTTCATGGGTTTTTATGGAGTTTTAGGAACTTCTATTGCAGCTTATTTGTGGGCATTAATTAAAGTTGATTATGGTTCTGGCTTTAATCGATTTGATAAAGAGAAAGGTGTTCTTTCTATTTCCAGGCAAGGTTTTTTCAAGGAAATTGTTGTTCAAGTATCAATTGAAGAAATTCAGGCAGTTAAGTTGGAGATTAGAGAAGGCTTTAATCCTAGAAGAAGAATTTGTTTAAGACTGAAAGGTAGGAATGATCTGCCAATTAGTCCAGTTGGGGGTCCCCAGCCTCTTTTGATGTTAGAACAGGAGGGTGCAGAATTAGCTAGGTTCTTAAAAGTAAACTTAGAAGGCTTGTCAAATTAG
- the psbD gene encoding photosystem II D2 protein (photosystem q(a) protein) has protein sequence MTIAVGSAQERGWFDVLDDWLKRDRFVFVGWSGLLLFPTAYLAIGGWFLGTTFVTSWYTHGVASSYLEGCNFLTAAVSTPGDAMGHSLLFLWGPEAQGSLVRWLQLGGLWNFVVLHGAFSLIGFMLRQFEIARLVGIRPYNALAFSAVIAVYSACFLIYPLGQHSWFFAPSFGVAAIFRFILFIQGFHNITLNPFHMMGVAGILGGALLCAIHGATVQNTLYEDTSVYSGGKAQSTTFRAFDPTQEEETYSMITANRFWSQIFGIAFSNKRFLHFLMLFVPVMGMWCAAIGIVGLALNLRAYDFVSQEIRAAEDPEFETFYTKNILLNEGMRAWMSSVDQPHENFVFPEEVLPRGNAL, from the coding sequence ATGACGATAGCTGTTGGTAGCGCCCAAGAAAGAGGATGGTTTGACGTCCTTGATGACTGGCTTAAGCGCGACCGATTCGTATTTGTTGGTTGGTCTGGTCTTCTTCTCTTCCCTACTGCCTATTTGGCTATAGGTGGATGGTTTTTAGGCACAACTTTCGTAACTTCCTGGTACACACATGGTGTTGCCAGCTCTTATCTAGAAGGATGTAATTTCCTCACTGCTGCTGTTAGTACTCCTGGCGACGCCATGGGTCACAGCCTTTTGTTCCTATGGGGACCAGAGGCTCAAGGCAGCCTTGTTCGTTGGCTTCAACTTGGCGGACTATGGAATTTCGTTGTTCTACATGGTGCATTCAGCCTCATTGGCTTCATGCTACGTCAGTTTGAAATTGCAAGGCTTGTAGGCATTAGACCTTATAACGCTCTAGCTTTTTCAGCTGTTATAGCTGTGTATTCAGCTTGTTTCCTTATTTATCCTTTAGGGCAACATAGTTGGTTCTTTGCTCCTTCTTTTGGGGTGGCAGCTATTTTCCGTTTCATCTTATTTATACAAGGCTTCCATAACATCACCCTCAATCCATTTCATATGATGGGTGTTGCTGGAATACTTGGTGGAGCACTTCTTTGTGCTATTCACGGCGCAACTGTTCAAAACACCCTTTACGAAGACACTAGTGTCTATTCTGGAGGCAAAGCTCAAAGTACTACTTTCAGAGCTTTTGACCCTACCCAAGAAGAAGAGACTTACTCCATGATCACTGCTAATAGGTTCTGGAGTCAGATTTTTGGTATTGCTTTTTCAAACAAACGTTTTCTTCACTTCCTAATGCTCTTCGTGCCTGTTATGGGCATGTGGTGCGCCGCAATTGGCATCGTTGGTCTTGCTCTTAACTTAAGAGCTTATGACTTCGTTAGTCAGGAAATTAGAGCTGCTGAAGACCCAGAGTTTGAAACGTTCTATACAAAAAACATACTTTTGAATGAAGGTATGAGAGCCTGGATGTCTTCTGTGGACCAGCCACACGAAAACTTTGTATTCCCTGAGGAGGTACTCCCACGTGGAAACGCCCTTTAA
- a CDS encoding Npun_F0494 family protein → MELIDKHIINRSTRAIKCLPLNSDFYKDVKVSGLSAEKVLEMKDKYIERPLFQISKSEKIENNFLWLIKIGVLRREVDGQGLTSKVRLTPLGRIILEKNPNIANQKATPFELFSNWVFRKLLNT, encoded by the coding sequence ATGGAATTAATTGATAAGCATATTATTAATCGAAGCACTAGAGCAATAAAGTGTCTTCCTCTAAATTCAGACTTCTATAAAGACGTGAAAGTTTCTGGTTTGTCAGCAGAAAAAGTATTGGAAATGAAAGATAAGTATATTGAAAGACCTCTGTTTCAAATAAGCAAATCAGAGAAAATAGAAAACAACTTCTTGTGGCTTATAAAAATTGGAGTTCTCAGGAGAGAGGTTGATGGCCAGGGACTAACATCAAAAGTTAGACTTACTCCTCTAGGCAGAATCATTCTCGAAAAGAACCCTAATATTGCTAATCAAAAAGCCACCCCTTTTGAATTATTCAGCAATTGGGTTTTTCGTAAGTTATTGAACACGTGA
- the ilvN gene encoding acetolactate synthase small subunit, producing the protein MKHTLSVLVEDQSGALSRISGLFARRGFNIDSLAVGPAEAPGISRLTMVVEGDDRTLQQMTKQLDKLVNVLNVIDLTTLPAVERELMLLKVSANNEHRSSILDLVQVFRAKVVDVSNNALTLEVVGDPGKLVALEKLLEPYGILEIARTGKVALERASGINTELLKSSSKSKNLPS; encoded by the coding sequence ATGAAGCATACTCTTTCAGTTCTAGTTGAAGATCAATCAGGTGCTCTTAGCAGAATATCTGGGCTATTTGCTCGAAGAGGCTTCAATATTGATAGCCTTGCTGTTGGCCCTGCAGAAGCTCCTGGAATATCCCGTTTAACAATGGTAGTGGAGGGTGACGATAGAACTCTGCAACAAATGACAAAGCAATTAGACAAGTTGGTAAATGTTCTCAATGTAATAGATCTAACAACATTACCTGCAGTTGAAAGAGAGTTAATGTTGTTAAAAGTTTCAGCGAATAATGAACATAGATCAAGCATTCTAGATCTAGTTCAGGTTTTCAGGGCAAAAGTTGTTGATGTTTCAAACAATGCCCTTACCTTGGAGGTAGTAGGTGACCCTGGAAAGCTTGTAGCCCTTGAAAAGCTTTTAGAGCCTTATGGGATTCTTGAAATAGCACGAACAGGGAAAGTAGCATTAGAGCGAGCTTCAGGGATCAATACAGAACTTTTAAAGTCATCTTCAAAAAGCAAAAATCTACCTAGCTGA
- the petM gene encoding cytochrome b6-f complex subunit PetM: MASEIFGTAAIFWVLIPVGLLGGAFLLKIQGK, encoded by the coding sequence ATGGCTTCAGAGATTTTTGGAACGGCTGCAATCTTTTGGGTGTTGATTCCTGTAGGACTTTTAGGCGGCGCATTTTTGCTTAAAATTCAGGGTAAATGA